One region of Glycine max cultivar Williams 82 chromosome 9, Glycine_max_v4.0, whole genome shotgun sequence genomic DNA includes:
- the LOC100785561 gene encoding probable LRR receptor-like serine/threonine-protein kinase At3g47570 isoform X3, translating to MKYISLMLLAFWSINIHLFSLFTLNTLWFSSNMTVIASGNETDHLALFNFKKSISNDPYGILFSWNTSTHFCNWHGITCNLMLQRVTELNLDGYQLKGFISPHVGNLSYMRNLSLSNNNFHGKIPQELGRLSQLQHLSIENNSLGGEIPTNLTGCTHLNSLFSYGNNLIGKIPIEIVSLQKLQYLSISQNKLTGRIPSFIGNLSSLIVLGVGYNNLEGEIPQEICRLKSLKWLSTGINKLTGTFPSCLYNMSSLTVLAATENQLNGTLPPNMFHTLPNLRVFEIGGNKISGPIPPSITNTSILSILEIGGHFRGQVPSLGKLQNLQILNLSPNNLGNNSTNDLEFLNSLTNCSKLQVLSIAHNNFGGQLPNSLGNLSTQLSELALGGNQISGKIPTELGNLINLVLLGLEQSHFQGIIPSAFGKFQKLQLLELSANKLSGDLPAFLGNLSQLFHLGLGENKLEGNIPSSIGNCQMLQYLYLRQNNLRGTIPLEIFNLSSLTQVLDLSQNSLSGSIPKEVNNLKNINLLDVSENHLSGEIPGTIRECTMLEYLYLQGNSLQGIIPSSLASLKSLQRLDLSRNRLSGSIPNVLQNMSFLEYLNVSFNMLDGEVPTEGVFQNASGLVVTGNSKLCGGISKLHLPPCPVKGKKLAKHHNHKFRLIAVIVSVVGFLLILSIILTIYWVRKRSKRPYLDSPTIDQLARVSYQSLHNGTNGFSATNLIGSGNFSFVYKGTIELEEKVAAIKVLKLQNKGAHKSFIVECNALKNIKHRNLVQILTCCSSTDYKGQEFKAIIFQYMTNGSLDQWLHPSTISAEHPRTLSLNQRLNIMIDVASALHYLHHECEQMIIHCDLKPSNVLLDDDMIAHVSDFGIARLISTSNGTNSEQASTIGIKGTIGYAPPEYGVGSEVSMNGDMYSFGILMLEMLTGRRPTDEIFEDGQNLRSFVENSFPGVDA from the exons ATGAAGTACATTTCCCTCATGTTACTTGCATTTTGGTCTATAAATATCCAcctgttttctctctttacacTAAACACACTATGGTTTAGTTCAAATATGACTGTCATTGCTTCGGGAAATGAGACTGATCATTTggcattgttcaatttcaaaaaatccATATCAAATGATCCATATGGAATCTTGTTCTCTTGGAATACTTCCACTCACTTTTGTAACTGGCATGGAATCACATGCAATCTCATGCTTCAAAGAGTTACAGAGTTAAACTTGGACGGATACCAGTTGAAGGGATTCATATCTCCTCATGTAGGCAATCTCTCTTATATGAGAAACTTGAGCCTCTCAAACAACAACTTCCACGGGAAAATCCCACAAGAATTAGGACGGTTGTCACAACTGCAGCATCTCTCCATTGAAAATAACTCATTGGGAGGGGAAATTCCTACAAACTTGACAGGTTGCACTCACCTCAACAGCTTATTCTCATATGGGAACAATTTGATTGGCaaaataccaattgaaattgtCTCACTTCAGAAGCTTCAATATTTGAGCATTTCTCAAAACAAGTTAACCGGAAGAATCCCATCTTTCATAGGAAATCTTTCATCCCTAATTGTTCTAGGGGTGGGTTATAACAATTTAGAGGGAGAAATTCCACAAGAAATATGTCGTCTTAAAAGCCTGAAATGGTTATCAACAGGTATCAACAAACTGACTGGAACATTTCCTTCTTGTCTTTATAATATGTCATCTCTTACTGTACTGGCAGCTACAGAAAATCAACTTAATGGCACTCTCCCACCAAACATGTTCCACACCCTCCCCAATCTCCGAGTATTTGAAATTGGTGGCAATAAAATCTCAGGTCCAATCCCACCTTCCATCACAAACACATCTATCCTTTCAATACTCGAGATCGGTGGCCATTTCAGGGGACAAGTCCCAAGTCTGGGGAAGCTACAAAATCTTCAAATTCTAAATTTGTCTCCGAACAATCTAGGTAACAATTCAACTAATGATTTGGAGTTTTTAAATTCATTGACAAATTGTAGTAAGTTGCAAGTGTTATCTATAGCCCACAATAATTTTGGAGGTCAGTTGCCAAATTCCTTGGGCAATTTATCCACCCAACTTAGTGAACTAGCTCTTGGGGGTAATCAGATATCAGGAAAAATTCCTACTGAATTAGGAAATTTGATTAACTTAGTTCTCTTGGGTTTGGAACAGAGCCATTTTCAAGGGATTATCCCAAGTGCTTTTGGGAAGTTTCAAAAATTGCAACTTTTAGAATTGAGTGCAAACAAGCTTTCAGGAGATTTACCAGCCTTCCTAGGGAACCTCAGTCAATTGTTTCATTTAGGTTTAGGAGAAAATAAGTTAGAAGGAAATATTCCTTCAAGTATAGGAAATTGCCAAATGTTACAATATCTATATCTTAGGCAAAACAACCTTAGAGGAACCATACCCTTAGAGATTTTTAATTTGTCATCTCTAACACAGGTGTTGGATTTGTCACAAAACTCATTGAGTGGTAGTATCCCAAAAGAAGTAAACAACCTAAAAAACATCAATTTGCTAGATGTGTCTGAAAATCATTTGTCTGGTGAGATTCCGGGAACTATCAGAGAATGCACAATGTTGGAGTACCTCTATTTGCAAGGGAATTCTTTACAAGGAATCATACCATCCTCTTTGGCATCACTCAAAAGTCTTCAACGTTTAGACTTGTCACGAAATCGCTTGTCTGGATCAATTCCTAATGTTCTGCAAAATATGTCTTTCTTAGAATATTTAAACGTGTCTTTTAACATGTTGGATGGTGAGGTACCAACTGAAGGTGTCTTTCAAAATGCAAGTGGGTTAGTGGTTACTGGAAATAGTAAGCTTTGTGGAGGTATTTCAAAACTGCATCTACCACCATGCCCTGTCAAAGGTAAGAAACTTGCAAAACACCATAACCATAAGTTTAGGTTGATAGCAGTGATAGTTAGTGTGGTTGGTTTTCTTCTCATACTGTCAATTATTCTAACTATCTACTGGGTGAGGAAAAGGAGTAAAAGACCATATTTAGATTCACCAACAATTGACCAGCTGGCTAGAGTTTCATACCAAAGCCTACACAATGGAACTAATGGGTTCTCAGCTACAAACTTGATAGGGTCTGGAAATTTTAGCTTTGTCTACAAAGGAACTATTGAGTTAGAAGAAAAAGTTGCTGCCATAAAAGTCCTAAAGCTTCAGAATAAAGGAGCTCACAAGAGTTTCATTGTTGAATGCAATgcacttaaaaatattaaacatcgAAATCTGGTTCAGATTTTGACATGTTGCTCCAGCACAGATTACAAAGGTCAAGAATTTAAAGCTATAATTTTCCAGTACATGACAAATGGAAGCTTAGATCAATGGCTTCATCCTAGCACAATAAGTGCAGAGCATCCAAGAACACTGAGCCTCAACCAAAGATTAAATATCATGATTGATGTTGCTTCTGCATTGCATTATCTTCATCATGAATGTGAGCAAATGATCATTCATTGTGATTTAAAGCCAAGCAATGTCCTTCTTGATGATGATATGATTGCTCATGTGAGTGATTTTGGCATAGCAAGACTTATCTCAACCAGTAATGGTACTAATTCTGAGCAAGCAAGTACAATTGGAATAAAAGGGACTATTGGCTATGCTCCTCCAG AGTATGGAGTGGGTTCTGAGGTGTCTATGAATGGCGACATGTACAGCTTTGGGATTCTTATGTTGGAAATGCTTACTGGAAGAAGACCTACAGATGAAATCTTTGAAGATGGTCAAAATTTGCGTAGCTTTGTGGAAAATTCATTTCCTG GTGTTGACGCTTGA
- the LOC100785561 gene encoding probable LRR receptor-like serine/threonine-protein kinase At3g47570 isoform X2, with amino-acid sequence MKYISLMLLAFWSINIHLFSLFTLNTLWFSSNMTVIASGNETDHLALFNFKKSISNDPYGILFSWNTSTHFCNWHGITCNLMLQRVTELNLDGYQLKGFISPHVGNLSYMRNLSLSNNNFHGKIPQELGRLSQLQHLSIENNSLGGEIPTNLTGCTHLNSLFSYGNNLIGKIPIEIVSLQKLQYLSISQNKLTGRIPSFIGNLSSLIVLGVGYNNLEGEIPQEICRLKSLKWLSTGINKLTGTFPSCLYNMSSLTVLAATENQLNGTLPPNMFHTLPNLRVFEIGGNKISGPIPPSITNTSILSILEIGGHFRGQVPSLGKLQNLQILNLSPNNLGNNSTNDLEFLNSLTNCSKLQVLSIAHNNFGGQLPNSLGNLSTQLSELALGGNQISGKIPTELGNLINLVLLGLEQSHFQGIIPSAFGKFQKLQLLELSANKLSGDLPAFLGNLSQLFHLGLGENKLEGNIPSSIGNCQMLQYLYLRQNNLRGTIPLEIFNLSSLTQVLDLSQNSLSGSIPKEVNNLKNINLLDVSENHLSGEIPGTIRECTMLEYLYLQGNSLQGIIPSSLASLKSLQRLDLSRNRLSGSIPNVLQNMSFLEYLNVSFNMLDGEVPTEGVFQNASGLVVTGNSKLCGGISKLHLPPCPVKGKKLAKHHNHKFRLIAVIVSVVGFLLILSIILTIYWVRKRSKRPYLDSPTIDQLARVSYQSLHNGTNGFSATNLIGSGNFSFVYKGTIELEEKVAAIKVLKLQNKGAHKSFIVECNALKNIKHRNLVQILTCCSSTDYKGQEFKAIIFQYMTNGSLDQWLHPSTISAEHPRTLSLNQRLNIMIDVASALHYLHHECEQMIIHCDLKPSNVLLDDDMIAHVSDFGIARLISTSNGTNSEQASTIGIKGTIGYAPPEYGVGSEVSMNGDMYSFGILMLEMLTGRRPTDEIFEDGQNLRSFVENSFPGNLSQILDPSLVLKQGEAPIEEENNQNISPVVQKCLVTLFSIGLACSVESPKQRMNMVNVTKELNKTKRAFLTGVDA; translated from the exons ATGAAGTACATTTCCCTCATGTTACTTGCATTTTGGTCTATAAATATCCAcctgttttctctctttacacTAAACACACTATGGTTTAGTTCAAATATGACTGTCATTGCTTCGGGAAATGAGACTGATCATTTggcattgttcaatttcaaaaaatccATATCAAATGATCCATATGGAATCTTGTTCTCTTGGAATACTTCCACTCACTTTTGTAACTGGCATGGAATCACATGCAATCTCATGCTTCAAAGAGTTACAGAGTTAAACTTGGACGGATACCAGTTGAAGGGATTCATATCTCCTCATGTAGGCAATCTCTCTTATATGAGAAACTTGAGCCTCTCAAACAACAACTTCCACGGGAAAATCCCACAAGAATTAGGACGGTTGTCACAACTGCAGCATCTCTCCATTGAAAATAACTCATTGGGAGGGGAAATTCCTACAAACTTGACAGGTTGCACTCACCTCAACAGCTTATTCTCATATGGGAACAATTTGATTGGCaaaataccaattgaaattgtCTCACTTCAGAAGCTTCAATATTTGAGCATTTCTCAAAACAAGTTAACCGGAAGAATCCCATCTTTCATAGGAAATCTTTCATCCCTAATTGTTCTAGGGGTGGGTTATAACAATTTAGAGGGAGAAATTCCACAAGAAATATGTCGTCTTAAAAGCCTGAAATGGTTATCAACAGGTATCAACAAACTGACTGGAACATTTCCTTCTTGTCTTTATAATATGTCATCTCTTACTGTACTGGCAGCTACAGAAAATCAACTTAATGGCACTCTCCCACCAAACATGTTCCACACCCTCCCCAATCTCCGAGTATTTGAAATTGGTGGCAATAAAATCTCAGGTCCAATCCCACCTTCCATCACAAACACATCTATCCTTTCAATACTCGAGATCGGTGGCCATTTCAGGGGACAAGTCCCAAGTCTGGGGAAGCTACAAAATCTTCAAATTCTAAATTTGTCTCCGAACAATCTAGGTAACAATTCAACTAATGATTTGGAGTTTTTAAATTCATTGACAAATTGTAGTAAGTTGCAAGTGTTATCTATAGCCCACAATAATTTTGGAGGTCAGTTGCCAAATTCCTTGGGCAATTTATCCACCCAACTTAGTGAACTAGCTCTTGGGGGTAATCAGATATCAGGAAAAATTCCTACTGAATTAGGAAATTTGATTAACTTAGTTCTCTTGGGTTTGGAACAGAGCCATTTTCAAGGGATTATCCCAAGTGCTTTTGGGAAGTTTCAAAAATTGCAACTTTTAGAATTGAGTGCAAACAAGCTTTCAGGAGATTTACCAGCCTTCCTAGGGAACCTCAGTCAATTGTTTCATTTAGGTTTAGGAGAAAATAAGTTAGAAGGAAATATTCCTTCAAGTATAGGAAATTGCCAAATGTTACAATATCTATATCTTAGGCAAAACAACCTTAGAGGAACCATACCCTTAGAGATTTTTAATTTGTCATCTCTAACACAGGTGTTGGATTTGTCACAAAACTCATTGAGTGGTAGTATCCCAAAAGAAGTAAACAACCTAAAAAACATCAATTTGCTAGATGTGTCTGAAAATCATTTGTCTGGTGAGATTCCGGGAACTATCAGAGAATGCACAATGTTGGAGTACCTCTATTTGCAAGGGAATTCTTTACAAGGAATCATACCATCCTCTTTGGCATCACTCAAAAGTCTTCAACGTTTAGACTTGTCACGAAATCGCTTGTCTGGATCAATTCCTAATGTTCTGCAAAATATGTCTTTCTTAGAATATTTAAACGTGTCTTTTAACATGTTGGATGGTGAGGTACCAACTGAAGGTGTCTTTCAAAATGCAAGTGGGTTAGTGGTTACTGGAAATAGTAAGCTTTGTGGAGGTATTTCAAAACTGCATCTACCACCATGCCCTGTCAAAGGTAAGAAACTTGCAAAACACCATAACCATAAGTTTAGGTTGATAGCAGTGATAGTTAGTGTGGTTGGTTTTCTTCTCATACTGTCAATTATTCTAACTATCTACTGGGTGAGGAAAAGGAGTAAAAGACCATATTTAGATTCACCAACAATTGACCAGCTGGCTAGAGTTTCATACCAAAGCCTACACAATGGAACTAATGGGTTCTCAGCTACAAACTTGATAGGGTCTGGAAATTTTAGCTTTGTCTACAAAGGAACTATTGAGTTAGAAGAAAAAGTTGCTGCCATAAAAGTCCTAAAGCTTCAGAATAAAGGAGCTCACAAGAGTTTCATTGTTGAATGCAATgcacttaaaaatattaaacatcgAAATCTGGTTCAGATTTTGACATGTTGCTCCAGCACAGATTACAAAGGTCAAGAATTTAAAGCTATAATTTTCCAGTACATGACAAATGGAAGCTTAGATCAATGGCTTCATCCTAGCACAATAAGTGCAGAGCATCCAAGAACACTGAGCCTCAACCAAAGATTAAATATCATGATTGATGTTGCTTCTGCATTGCATTATCTTCATCATGAATGTGAGCAAATGATCATTCATTGTGATTTAAAGCCAAGCAATGTCCTTCTTGATGATGATATGATTGCTCATGTGAGTGATTTTGGCATAGCAAGACTTATCTCAACCAGTAATGGTACTAATTCTGAGCAAGCAAGTACAATTGGAATAAAAGGGACTATTGGCTATGCTCCTCCAG AGTATGGAGTGGGTTCTGAGGTGTCTATGAATGGCGACATGTACAGCTTTGGGATTCTTATGTTGGAAATGCTTACTGGAAGAAGACCTACAGATGAAATCTTTGAAGATGGTCAAAATTTGCGTAGCTTTGTGGAAAATTCATTTCCTGGTAATCTTTCACAGATTTTGGACCCATCACTTGTACTAAAACAAGGAGAAGCAccaatagaagaagaaaacaatcaGAATATTAGTCCAGTTGTTCAAAAGTGCTTAGTTACACTCTTTAGTATAGGACTTGCTTGTTCAGTGGAATCACCAAAACAAAGAATGAATATGGTGAATGTAACTAAAGAGctgaacaaaaccaaaagagccTTTCTTACCG GTGTTGACGCTTGA
- the LOC100785561 gene encoding probable LRR receptor-like serine/threonine-protein kinase At3g47570 isoform X1 — protein MKYISLMLLAFWSINIHLFSLFTLNTLWFSSNMTVIASGNETDHLALFNFKKSISNDPYGILFSWNTSTHFCNWHGITCNLMLQRVTELNLDGYQLKGFISPHVGNLSYMRNLSLSNNNFHGKIPQELGRLSQLQHLSIENNSLGGEIPTNLTGCTHLNSLFSYGNNLIGKIPIEIVSLQKLQYLSISQNKLTGRIPSFIGNLSSLIVLGVGYNNLEGEIPQEICRLKSLKWLSTGINKLTGTFPSCLYNMSSLTVLAATENQLNGTLPPNMFHTLPNLRVFEIGGNKISGPIPPSITNTSILSILEIGGHFRGQVPSLGKLQNLQILNLSPNNLGNNSTNDLEFLNSLTNCSKLQVLSIAHNNFGGQLPNSLGNLSTQLSELALGGNQISGKIPTELGNLINLVLLGLEQSHFQGIIPSAFGKFQKLQLLELSANKLSGDLPAFLGNLSQLFHLGLGENKLEGNIPSSIGNCQMLQYLYLRQNNLRGTIPLEIFNLSSLTQVLDLSQNSLSGSIPKEVNNLKNINLLDVSENHLSGEIPGTIRECTMLEYLYLQGNSLQGIIPSSLASLKSLQRLDLSRNRLSGSIPNVLQNMSFLEYLNVSFNMLDGEVPTEGVFQNASGLVVTGNSKLCGGISKLHLPPCPVKGKKLAKHHNHKFRLIAVIVSVVGFLLILSIILTIYWVRKRSKRPYLDSPTIDQLARVSYQSLHNGTNGFSATNLIGSGNFSFVYKGTIELEEKVAAIKVLKLQNKGAHKSFIVECNALKNIKHRNLVQILTCCSSTDYKGQEFKAIIFQYMTNGSLDQWLHPSTISAEHPRTLSLNQRLNIMIDVASALHYLHHECEQMIIHCDLKPSNVLLDDDMIAHVSDFGIARLISTSNGTNSEQASTIGIKGTIGYAPPEYGVGSEVSMNGDMYSFGILMLEMLTGRRPTDEIFEDGQNLRSFVENSFPGNLSQILDPSLVLKQGEAPIEEENNQNISPVVQKCLVTLFSIGLACSVESPKQRMNMVNVTKELNKTKRAFLTGKINEK, from the exons ATGAAGTACATTTCCCTCATGTTACTTGCATTTTGGTCTATAAATATCCAcctgttttctctctttacacTAAACACACTATGGTTTAGTTCAAATATGACTGTCATTGCTTCGGGAAATGAGACTGATCATTTggcattgttcaatttcaaaaaatccATATCAAATGATCCATATGGAATCTTGTTCTCTTGGAATACTTCCACTCACTTTTGTAACTGGCATGGAATCACATGCAATCTCATGCTTCAAAGAGTTACAGAGTTAAACTTGGACGGATACCAGTTGAAGGGATTCATATCTCCTCATGTAGGCAATCTCTCTTATATGAGAAACTTGAGCCTCTCAAACAACAACTTCCACGGGAAAATCCCACAAGAATTAGGACGGTTGTCACAACTGCAGCATCTCTCCATTGAAAATAACTCATTGGGAGGGGAAATTCCTACAAACTTGACAGGTTGCACTCACCTCAACAGCTTATTCTCATATGGGAACAATTTGATTGGCaaaataccaattgaaattgtCTCACTTCAGAAGCTTCAATATTTGAGCATTTCTCAAAACAAGTTAACCGGAAGAATCCCATCTTTCATAGGAAATCTTTCATCCCTAATTGTTCTAGGGGTGGGTTATAACAATTTAGAGGGAGAAATTCCACAAGAAATATGTCGTCTTAAAAGCCTGAAATGGTTATCAACAGGTATCAACAAACTGACTGGAACATTTCCTTCTTGTCTTTATAATATGTCATCTCTTACTGTACTGGCAGCTACAGAAAATCAACTTAATGGCACTCTCCCACCAAACATGTTCCACACCCTCCCCAATCTCCGAGTATTTGAAATTGGTGGCAATAAAATCTCAGGTCCAATCCCACCTTCCATCACAAACACATCTATCCTTTCAATACTCGAGATCGGTGGCCATTTCAGGGGACAAGTCCCAAGTCTGGGGAAGCTACAAAATCTTCAAATTCTAAATTTGTCTCCGAACAATCTAGGTAACAATTCAACTAATGATTTGGAGTTTTTAAATTCATTGACAAATTGTAGTAAGTTGCAAGTGTTATCTATAGCCCACAATAATTTTGGAGGTCAGTTGCCAAATTCCTTGGGCAATTTATCCACCCAACTTAGTGAACTAGCTCTTGGGGGTAATCAGATATCAGGAAAAATTCCTACTGAATTAGGAAATTTGATTAACTTAGTTCTCTTGGGTTTGGAACAGAGCCATTTTCAAGGGATTATCCCAAGTGCTTTTGGGAAGTTTCAAAAATTGCAACTTTTAGAATTGAGTGCAAACAAGCTTTCAGGAGATTTACCAGCCTTCCTAGGGAACCTCAGTCAATTGTTTCATTTAGGTTTAGGAGAAAATAAGTTAGAAGGAAATATTCCTTCAAGTATAGGAAATTGCCAAATGTTACAATATCTATATCTTAGGCAAAACAACCTTAGAGGAACCATACCCTTAGAGATTTTTAATTTGTCATCTCTAACACAGGTGTTGGATTTGTCACAAAACTCATTGAGTGGTAGTATCCCAAAAGAAGTAAACAACCTAAAAAACATCAATTTGCTAGATGTGTCTGAAAATCATTTGTCTGGTGAGATTCCGGGAACTATCAGAGAATGCACAATGTTGGAGTACCTCTATTTGCAAGGGAATTCTTTACAAGGAATCATACCATCCTCTTTGGCATCACTCAAAAGTCTTCAACGTTTAGACTTGTCACGAAATCGCTTGTCTGGATCAATTCCTAATGTTCTGCAAAATATGTCTTTCTTAGAATATTTAAACGTGTCTTTTAACATGTTGGATGGTGAGGTACCAACTGAAGGTGTCTTTCAAAATGCAAGTGGGTTAGTGGTTACTGGAAATAGTAAGCTTTGTGGAGGTATTTCAAAACTGCATCTACCACCATGCCCTGTCAAAGGTAAGAAACTTGCAAAACACCATAACCATAAGTTTAGGTTGATAGCAGTGATAGTTAGTGTGGTTGGTTTTCTTCTCATACTGTCAATTATTCTAACTATCTACTGGGTGAGGAAAAGGAGTAAAAGACCATATTTAGATTCACCAACAATTGACCAGCTGGCTAGAGTTTCATACCAAAGCCTACACAATGGAACTAATGGGTTCTCAGCTACAAACTTGATAGGGTCTGGAAATTTTAGCTTTGTCTACAAAGGAACTATTGAGTTAGAAGAAAAAGTTGCTGCCATAAAAGTCCTAAAGCTTCAGAATAAAGGAGCTCACAAGAGTTTCATTGTTGAATGCAATgcacttaaaaatattaaacatcgAAATCTGGTTCAGATTTTGACATGTTGCTCCAGCACAGATTACAAAGGTCAAGAATTTAAAGCTATAATTTTCCAGTACATGACAAATGGAAGCTTAGATCAATGGCTTCATCCTAGCACAATAAGTGCAGAGCATCCAAGAACACTGAGCCTCAACCAAAGATTAAATATCATGATTGATGTTGCTTCTGCATTGCATTATCTTCATCATGAATGTGAGCAAATGATCATTCATTGTGATTTAAAGCCAAGCAATGTCCTTCTTGATGATGATATGATTGCTCATGTGAGTGATTTTGGCATAGCAAGACTTATCTCAACCAGTAATGGTACTAATTCTGAGCAAGCAAGTACAATTGGAATAAAAGGGACTATTGGCTATGCTCCTCCAG AGTATGGAGTGGGTTCTGAGGTGTCTATGAATGGCGACATGTACAGCTTTGGGATTCTTATGTTGGAAATGCTTACTGGAAGAAGACCTACAGATGAAATCTTTGAAGATGGTCAAAATTTGCGTAGCTTTGTGGAAAATTCATTTCCTGGTAATCTTTCACAGATTTTGGACCCATCACTTGTACTAAAACAAGGAGAAGCAccaatagaagaagaaaacaatcaGAATATTAGTCCAGTTGTTCAAAAGTGCTTAGTTACACTCTTTAGTATAGGACTTGCTTGTTCAGTGGAATCACCAAAACAAAGAATGAATATGGTGAATGTAACTAAAGAGctgaacaaaaccaaaagagccTTTCTTACCGGTaagataaatgaaaaatga
- the LOC102662465 gene encoding uncharacterized protein has product MASQFARDVKCKRLMHCAASYGERGSHCSLSRRQNYGYHPIQPEEENFNEHHNHNNNNLGCENGAKRGTNRGRQQAQKLHRLGFSYLASSFLYLVIKVKAFYNGFLGDVTGEAKMGIEAPTEAYFSVPVLPN; this is encoded by the coding sequence ATGGCCTCCCAATTTGCTAGGGATGTAAAATGCAAGAGACTAATGCACTGTGCAGCCTCTTATGGAGAAAGAGGAAGCCATTGTTCACTGTCTCGTCGCCAAAACTATGGATACCATCCAATCCAACCCGAAGAAGAGAACTTCAATGAacatcataatcataataataataacttgggATGTGAAAATGGTGCAAAACGTGGCACAAACCGAGGTAGACAACAAGCACAAAAGCTTCACAGGTTGGGCTTCTCGTACCTTGCATCATCTTTTCTTTACTTAGTCATAAAGGTTAAAGCTTTCTACAATGGGTTCCTTGGAGATGTTACTGGTGAAGCCAAAATGGGCATTGAAGCACCTACTGAGGCATATTTCTCAGTGCCAGTTCTTCCAAATTAA